One window from the genome of Elusimicrobiales bacterium encodes:
- a CDS encoding DUF6036 family nucleotidyltransferase, translated as MNSYRIGKDGLLETMSAWNALLKRRVHLIACGGTAMTLLGVKESTKDIDFIVPDEKEYIYLAKRLAGMGYGRASEFGWSNGGNFIFDLYPGSKVYQTELLESPLETGNNTLFREFERIYIGILNPYDIIITKLFRASAVDIDDCAGLVKAAGKELDWAKLESRFRETASYSVFEDRANGNFNAFRETMKRRKLI; from the coding sequence ATGAATTCATACAGAATAGGCAAAGACGGACTGCTTGAAACCATGAGCGCATGGAATGCGCTCCTGAAAAGGCGCGTCCATCTGATAGCTTGCGGCGGCACGGCAATGACGCTGCTTGGAGTAAAGGAATCCACCAAAGATATTGACTTCATCGTGCCGGATGAAAAGGAATACATCTACCTTGCGAAAAGGCTGGCTGGCATGGGCTATGGCAGGGCTTCCGAATTTGGCTGGAGCAACGGCGGCAATTTTATTTTTGACCTGTATCCGGGAAGCAAGGTCTATCAAACCGAACTGCTGGAATCCCCGCTTGAGACGGGGAATAATACGCTGTTCAGGGAATTTGAGCGCATTTATATCGGCATTCTCAATCCGTATGACATCATTATCACCAAGCTTTTCAGAGCTTCCGCCGTTGATATTGATGACTGTGCCGGTCTGGTGAAAGCCGCCGGCAAGGAGCTTGATTGGGCCAAACTTGAAAGCCGCTTCCGTGAAACCGCCTCTTACAGCGTGTTTGAGGATAGGGCCAACGGCAATTTCAACGCTTTCAGGGAAACAATGAAACGCAGGAAACTTATATGA
- the ppdK gene encoding pyruvate, phosphate dikinase: protein MPTSTVARKKTAAKSTASKKMVYFFGGGKAEGKESMKNLLGGKGANLAEMAGHPSLRLPVPPGFTLTTDVCTYYWQNKRSYPKTLAGDVKKNLERMEKLAGRKFGDPADPLLVSVRSGARKSMPGMMETILNVGLTEKTIPGIIAQTGNERFVYDSYRRLIMMYSDVVMEKAAGITPAEDMGIRKVLDRMMEELKHKRGVKSDTELKSEDLKQLCAAFKAKVKETLGSEFPDEPMAQLWGSVGAVFASWNGKRAISYRRIEGIPDEWGTAVNVQTMVFGNMGADSATGVAFTRNPGTGDCRFYGEYLINAQGEDVVAGIRTPAPINEASRTEHSKEETSLEKAMSAAYKELFAIQKRLEKHYRDMLDIEFTIEKGKLYILQCRVGKRNGVAAVNIALDMVKERLIDKTTAVMRVTPAQIDELLHPIVDPKAEAAAKPIAKGLPAGPGGASGTIVFTAADAVAQAKAGKKVILVREETNPEDIEGMRAAQAILTARGGMTSHAALVARGWGKCCVVGCGALHISAQSKTVKVGDTTLKEGDWLTLNGSKGAVYAGNLPMFDASQGNKALSDFLKLCDGLRVLKIRTNADTPEDSARARGFGAEGIGLFRIEHMFYGKGSDEPLFKLRKMIVSKNTEERRAALAELFPFVKAAIKGTLKAMEGYGVTIRLIDPPLHEFVPHSHEKLEALARDLNISVEELEKRAEGLRESNPMMGHRGVRLGVTYPEITEMQARAVFEAAAELLKAKAKVYPEIMIPVVATEKEITDQKAIIDRVYKETLEKTGLKSIPHQTGTMIEIPRAALISDKIAEVAQFFSFGTNDLTQMTFGFSRDDIGGFLPHYLEKGILPADPFQTIDQTAVGELIHISVTRGRKTRADLKIGICGEHGGEPASVEFCHRENFSYVSCSPFRVPIARLAAAQAAIRHPRKGK from the coding sequence ATGCCAACATCAACTGTCGCCAGAAAAAAAACCGCAGCAAAATCAACCGCTTCCAAAAAAATGGTTTATTTCTTCGGCGGAGGCAAGGCCGAAGGCAAGGAATCCATGAAGAATCTGCTGGGCGGCAAGGGCGCCAACCTCGCAGAAATGGCCGGACACCCCTCGCTGCGCCTGCCCGTCCCCCCCGGTTTCACGCTGACGACGGATGTCTGCACCTATTACTGGCAGAACAAACGCTCCTATCCCAAAACGCTGGCCGGCGATGTGAAGAAAAATCTTGAGCGCATGGAAAAGCTGGCGGGGCGCAAATTCGGCGACCCGGCGGACCCGCTGCTGGTGTCGGTACGCTCCGGCGCGCGCAAATCCATGCCCGGAATGATGGAGACCATCCTTAACGTAGGCCTGACCGAAAAAACCATCCCCGGCATCATAGCCCAGACGGGCAACGAGCGCTTTGTCTACGATTCTTACCGCCGGCTTATAATGATGTACTCCGACGTGGTCATGGAAAAGGCCGCCGGCATCACCCCCGCCGAAGACATGGGCATACGCAAAGTCCTGGACCGCATGATGGAGGAGCTAAAGCACAAGCGCGGCGTCAAAAGCGACACCGAGCTTAAAAGCGAAGACCTCAAGCAGCTTTGCGCCGCCTTCAAGGCGAAGGTGAAGGAGACTCTCGGCTCCGAATTCCCGGACGAGCCGATGGCGCAGTTGTGGGGCTCTGTCGGGGCGGTGTTTGCCTCGTGGAACGGCAAGCGCGCCATTTCCTACCGCCGCATTGAAGGCATACCGGACGAATGGGGCACCGCCGTCAACGTGCAGACCATGGTTTTCGGCAACATGGGCGCGGATTCGGCGACGGGCGTGGCCTTTACCCGCAACCCCGGCACCGGCGACTGCCGCTTTTACGGCGAGTACCTCATCAACGCGCAGGGCGAGGACGTGGTGGCCGGCATCAGAACCCCCGCCCCGATAAACGAGGCTTCCCGCACCGAGCATTCCAAGGAAGAGACCAGCCTGGAAAAGGCAATGTCCGCCGCTTACAAGGAACTGTTCGCCATCCAGAAGCGGCTTGAAAAGCATTACCGCGACATGCTGGACATAGAATTCACCATTGAAAAGGGCAAGCTCTATATCCTTCAGTGCCGCGTGGGCAAGCGCAACGGCGTGGCCGCCGTCAACATCGCGCTGGACATGGTGAAGGAACGGCTTATAGACAAGACGACCGCCGTCATGCGCGTTACCCCCGCCCAGATTGACGAGCTGCTGCATCCCATAGTGGACCCCAAGGCCGAGGCCGCCGCAAAGCCGATAGCCAAGGGCCTGCCCGCCGGCCCCGGCGGAGCATCCGGCACGATAGTATTCACCGCCGCCGACGCCGTGGCCCAGGCGAAAGCGGGCAAAAAAGTCATCCTCGTCCGCGAGGAGACAAACCCGGAAGATATTGAAGGCATGCGCGCCGCGCAGGCCATATTGACCGCGCGCGGAGGCATGACCTCGCACGCCGCCCTTGTGGCGCGCGGCTGGGGCAAATGCTGCGTGGTGGGCTGCGGGGCATTGCATATCTCCGCGCAGAGCAAAACCGTCAAGGTCGGCGACACGACGTTGAAGGAAGGCGACTGGCTTACGCTTAACGGTTCCAAGGGCGCGGTTTATGCCGGCAACCTGCCGATGTTTGACGCCAGCCAGGGCAACAAGGCGCTGAGCGACTTCCTGAAACTCTGCGACGGGCTGCGCGTCCTTAAAATCCGCACCAACGCCGACACGCCAGAGGATTCGGCCCGCGCGCGCGGCTTTGGCGCTGAGGGCATAGGCCTCTTCCGCATAGAGCATATGTTCTACGGGAAAGGCTCGGACGAGCCGTTGTTCAAGCTGCGCAAGATGATTGTTTCCAAAAACACCGAAGAGCGCCGCGCCGCCCTGGCGGAACTGTTCCCCTTCGTGAAAGCCGCCATCAAAGGCACGCTGAAGGCGATGGAAGGCTACGGCGTAACCATCCGCCTGATAGACCCGCCGCTGCACGAGTTTGTGCCGCACAGCCATGAGAAGCTGGAGGCGCTGGCCAGGGACCTCAACATATCGGTGGAGGAGCTTGAAAAGCGCGCCGAAGGGCTGCGCGAAAGCAACCCGATGATGGGCCACCGCGGCGTCCGGCTGGGCGTAACCTATCCCGAAATCACCGAGATGCAGGCCCGCGCCGTATTTGAAGCGGCGGCGGAGCTGCTGAAGGCCAAGGCGAAGGTCTATCCCGAAATCATGATACCCGTCGTGGCGACCGAGAAGGAAATCACGGACCAGAAGGCCATCATAGACCGCGTTTACAAAGAAACGCTGGAGAAAACCGGCCTCAAATCCATCCCGCACCAGACCGGCACGATGATAGAAATTCCGCGCGCCGCGCTGATATCGGACAAAATCGCGGAGGTGGCGCAGTTCTTCTCGTTCGGGACAAACGACCTGACACAGATGACGTTCGGCTTCTCGCGCGACGATATCGGCGGTTTCCTGCCGCACTATCTGGAAAAGGGCATACTGCCGGCGGATCCGTTCCAGACCATAGACCAGACCGCCGTCGGGGAACTTATACACATCTCCGTAACGCGGGGCCGCAAGACCCGCGCCGACCTCAAAATCGGCATTTGCGGCGAACACGGCGGCGAGCCGGCCAGCGTGGAATTCTGCCATCGCGAGAATTTCAGCTACGTGTCCTGCTCTCCCTTCCGCGTGCCGATAGCGCGGCTGGCGGCGGCTCAGGCGGCGATACGGCATCCCCGCAAGGGCAAATAG